In the genome of Chrysemys picta bellii isolate R12L10 chromosome 17, ASM1138683v2, whole genome shotgun sequence, one region contains:
- the LOC135976345 gene encoding uncharacterized protein LOC135976345, which translates to MQSSPAVMAVQSVNRKRAPAWTDREVLDLIAVWGDESVLSELRSKRRNAKIYEKISKDMAERGYSRDATQCRVKIKELRQGYQKTKEANGRSGSHPQTSCFYEALHSILGAAATTTPPLTVDSEDGIVSTAGSSDMLGDGEDEEGDEEGEAVGSAHNADFPDSQDLFITLTEIPYQASPAVTLDTESGEGSSTPSATVSQPSLASHSQRLARIRHKKKRTREDMFSELMACSQAQAAQQTQWRENLTQMHQANMDREERWRQEDQQATQTLLGLLREQTDTLRRLVDVLQERRQEDRAPLQSISNRPPPPPSPIPTSPKVQRRRGGRVRANSHSTPAESSSSRRLSFPKI; encoded by the exons atgcagagctctccagcagtgatggctgtgcagtctgtgaatagaaagagggccccagcatggactgatcgggaagtcttggatctcatcgctgtgtggggcgatgagtctgtgctttccgagctgcgatccaaaagacggaatgcaaagatctacgagaagatctctaaagacatggcagagagaggatacagccgggatgcaacgcagtgccgcgtgaaaatcaaggagctgagacaaggctaccagaagaccaaagaggcaaacggacgctccggatcccatccccagacatcctgtttctacgaggcactgcattccatcctcggtgcggccgccaccactaccccaccactgactgtggactctgaggatgggatagtgtccacggccggttcctcggacatgttaggggacggggaagatgaggaaggagatgaggagggcgaggcagtcggcagcgctcacaacgctgatttccccgacagccaggatctcttcatcacccttacagagatcccctaccaagcgtccccagccgttaccctggacacagaatctggggaaggatcatcca ccccatctgcgactgtctcacaacctagcctggcatcacactcccagaggctagcgcggattaggcataagaagaagaggacacgggaggacatgttctcggagcttatggcctgttcccaagcccaggcagcacagcagacccagtggcgggagaacttgacccaaatgcaccaagcaaacatggatcgggaggagaggtggcggcaggaagaccagcaggcgactcaaacgctgcttggactactgagggagcaaacagacacgctccggcgccttgtggatgttctgcaggaacggaggcaggaggacagagccccgctgcagtccatctctaaccgccctcccccgccaccaagtcccatacccacctcacccaaagtgcaaagaaggagaggcggcagagtccgtgctaactctcactccacccctgcagagagctcgagtagcagaaggctctcattccccaaaatttga